In Diachasmimorpha longicaudata isolate KC_UGA_2023 chromosome 4, iyDiaLong2, whole genome shotgun sequence, a single genomic region encodes these proteins:
- the LOC135161127 gene encoding UDP-glucose 4-epimerase, translating to MTSKWNVLVTGGAGYIGSHTVLDLLNENFEVVVIDNLGNAYKGDKADKPECILRVEKLAKKNVIFEECDITNKAAIEGIFKRHKFQCVIHFAALKAVGESCEKPLEYYKTNVGGTINLLEVMRDNGVKNLIYSSSATVYGVPKELPLTEDMETGHCTNPYGKTKFMVEEILKDLCQSDQNWSVISLRYFNPVGAHPSGQIGEDPNGIPNNLMPFIAQVAVGKREMLTVYGNDYDTPDGTGVRDYIHIMDLANGHVKAIISQNTSNFKGFKAVNLGTGKGFSVLEMITAFEKASGKKIAFKISERRAGDIASSYADASIANKELKWFATKNIDDMCADTWNWQQQNPQGFKTA from the exons ATGACGAGCAAATGGAATGTACTGGTGACGGGAGGTGCTGGTTATATTGGTTCTCACACAGTACTGGATCttctaaatgaaaattttgaggtGGTGGTTATTGATAATCTCGGTAATGCGTATAAAG GAGATAAAGCGGATAAACCGGAATGTATTTTACGGGTTGAAAAACTTgcaaagaaaaatgtaatcTTTGAAGAGTGCGATATTACCAATAAAGCAGCTATAGAGGGTATTTTTAAGAGA CATAAATTCCAATGTGTCATTCATTTTGCGGCGTTGAAAGCCGTTGGAGAGTCATGCGAAAAACCATTGGAATATTACAAAACCAATGTTGGAGGAACTATCAATTTATTAGAAGTGATGAGGGATAATGGGGttaagaatttaatttactcGAGCAGTGCTACTGTTTATGGAGTTCCCAAAGAACTTCCCTTGACTGAAGATATGGAGACTGGGCACTGCACTAATCCCTATGGAAAGACCAAGTTTATGGTTGAAGAGATTCTCAAGGATCTGTGTCAATCTGATCAA AATTGGTCGGTCATATCACTTAGATATTTTAATCCCGTTGGCGCTCATCCATCCGGGCAAATAGGTGAGGATCCAAATGGAATCCCAAATAATCTAATGCCATTCATCGCTCAAGTGGCCGTTGGTAAACGCGAGATGCTGACCGTCTATGGCAACGATTATGACACGCCGGATGGAACTG GAGTTCGAGATTATATCCACATTATGGATTTGGCCAATGGGCATGTAAAAGCCATCATTAGTCAAAATACGAGTAATTTCAAGGGTTTCAAAGCTGTCAACTTGGGAACTGGCAAGGGCTTTTCGGTTTTAGAAATGATAACTGCATTCGAGAAAGCCTCTGGCAAAAAAATAGCATTCAAGATTTCTGAACGCAGAGCTGGCGACATTGCATCCAGCTATGCGGATGCATCGATTGCAAATAAAGAGCTCAAGTGGTTTGccacaaaaaatattgatgacaTGT GTGCCGATACATGGAATTGGCAGCAACAAAATCCACAGGGTTTCAAAACGGCATAA